From one Tetragenococcus osmophilus genomic stretch:
- the efp gene encoding elongation factor P produces MIAASDLKAGMTFVQKDGSLIKVLEASHHKPGKGNTVMRMKLRDVRSGTTYDTTFRPEDKFDQAIIETRTVQFLYAMDQMAYFMDMSSYEQYEIPTENIEDEMKFLVENMEVKIQFYGSEVIGIQLPTTVVLQVTETQPSIKGATVTGSGKPATLETGLVVNVPDFVEEGEKLEINTQEGAYVKRAGK; encoded by the coding sequence ATGATTGCAGCAAGTGATCTAAAAGCTGGGATGACATTTGTCCAAAAAGATGGTTCTTTAATTAAAGTGCTAGAGGCTAGTCATCATAAACCAGGTAAAGGCAATACAGTGATGCGCATGAAATTAAGAGATGTGCGCTCAGGTACCACTTATGATACCACTTTTCGCCCAGAAGATAAGTTTGATCAAGCGATAATTGAAACAAGGACAGTACAATTTTTATATGCAATGGATCAAATGGCTTATTTTATGGATATGAGTTCTTATGAACAATATGAAATTCCTACCGAAAATATTGAAGACGAAATGAAATTCTTGGTAGAAAACATGGAAGTAAAAATTCAATTTTATGGCAGTGAAGTTATTGGGATTCAATTACCTACGACAGTTGTATTGCAGGTAACTGAAACACAACCTTCAATCAAAGGAGCTACTGTCACTGGTTCAGGTAAACCTGCCACATTAGAAACAGGCTTAGTTGTGAATGTGCCAGACTTTGTTGAAGAGGGCGAAAAGCTAGAAATCAACACCCAAGAAGGCGCTTATGTAAAACGCGCAGGCAAATAA
- a CDS encoding TIGR01906 family membrane protein yields MKKSQVWFERLGICCLFLTFISLAIALSINARFIYVIDIDYLNILDFVHLSKERLLENYDQLMAFLNRPWITELNLPDFPMSSNGRAHFYDVKKLFMLDYGVLLVTLVPSVMFVHHLKKSIRFWRLVRPFKWGMAAPVVLLALMAVGFDQFFITFHEVFFTNEDWLFDPATDPIINVLPEQYFMHCFLFFFVLIELFFWIMILIGKKESKNH; encoded by the coding sequence ATGAAAAAATCTCAGGTTTGGTTTGAACGTTTAGGTATTTGTTGTTTATTTTTGACATTTATTAGTTTAGCAATTGCTTTGTCAATTAATGCTCGTTTCATTTATGTGATAGACATTGATTATTTAAATATTTTGGATTTCGTCCATTTAAGTAAAGAAAGGCTGCTAGAAAATTATGATCAGTTAATGGCTTTTTTAAATCGTCCTTGGATCACAGAGCTAAACTTACCTGATTTTCCTATGTCCTCTAATGGAAGAGCTCATTTTTATGATGTCAAAAAGTTATTTATGCTTGATTACGGCGTACTGTTAGTAACGCTAGTTCCTAGTGTTATGTTTGTACATCACTTGAAAAAAAGTATACGCTTCTGGCGTTTGGTTCGGCCGTTTAAATGGGGGATGGCTGCACCTGTTGTTTTATTAGCTTTAATGGCGGTAGGCTTTGATCAGTTTTTTATTACTTTTCATGAAGTCTTTTTCACTAATGAGGATTGGCTTTTTGACCCAGCAACAGATCCCATTATTAATGTATTGCCAGAGCAATATTTTATGCATTGTTTCTTGTTCTTTTTTGTTTTGATTGAACTATTTTTTTGGATAATGATTCTTATAGGAAAAAAAGAAAGCAAAAACCATTAA
- a CDS encoding ABC transporter permease: MQEKFNKTLILLVQYFKRDWLKIILWILGVGLFSAGFVPAFEEIAKGQGLQGMYETLQNPAMIAMIGPSSIESAADYTLGAMYANEMLLFCSLFSMIIAVLHVVSHTRKEEDLGLTELIRSFQVGRQANSLATIIETIVINVLLALFISGVMISFNTDTISVEGALLFGFTIAMAGIIGATIALILVQIMPNSSGTTGASLGIIGLLYIIRAGTDVSNPDLSLVNPLGWGYLTYPFTENNWSLLIFAIIFSLVAIVLAFSLEGKRDMGSGYLPEKEGREHARRSLLSVPGLFLKINKGTILSWLIAFIAMGMAYGSIYGDMASFIESNALIQQMFTASSISIEESFTSVIMLVMIFLVAILPISIVNKLFAEENRQHLSQLFTTKVSRGKFYWTTVILAIFCGFIGILLAAGSLGATAIYSMDNSSMELIDFLASGYNLFPAVLFYTGLASLALGWAPRLGKVVYIYLGYSFILSYFGDIVDLPEWFLNTAAENWLAHMPTDEFNPNAFFTILLISIVFMFLGYFGYKQRDMVEGA, encoded by the coding sequence ATGCAGGAGAAATTTAATAAAACGCTCATTTTACTTGTCCAGTATTTCAAAAGAGACTGGCTAAAAATTATTCTTTGGATATTGGGCGTTGGCTTATTCTCAGCTGGCTTTGTTCCAGCCTTTGAGGAAATAGCCAAAGGACAAGGACTACAAGGGATGTATGAAACTTTGCAAAACCCTGCAATGATAGCCATGATAGGACCTAGCTCTATTGAGTCAGCTGCCGATTATACACTAGGAGCAATGTATGCCAATGAAATGCTACTATTTTGTAGTTTATTTTCTATGATAATCGCTGTTTTACACGTGGTAAGTCATACGCGTAAAGAAGAAGATCTGGGTTTGACTGAACTCATCCGTTCATTTCAAGTAGGGCGTCAGGCTAATTCTTTAGCAACGATTATAGAAACAATAGTTATTAATGTTTTGTTAGCACTATTTATTAGCGGTGTCATGATCAGCTTTAACACCGATACGATTTCTGTTGAAGGAGCCTTACTATTTGGTTTTACTATCGCTATGGCAGGCATTATTGGTGCGACAATAGCTCTAATTTTGGTACAAATCATGCCAAATTCTTCCGGAACAACAGGTGCGTCTTTAGGCATCATCGGACTTTTATATATTATCCGTGCAGGGACTGATGTTTCTAATCCTGACTTATCGTTAGTCAATCCTCTGGGGTGGGGTTATCTAACCTATCCTTTTACTGAAAATAACTGGTCTCTTCTTATTTTTGCTATTATTTTTAGCTTAGTTGCGATTGTCCTTGCTTTTTCACTTGAAGGAAAACGTGATATGGGAAGCGGCTACCTGCCGGAAAAAGAAGGACGGGAACATGCGAGAAGATCTTTATTATCTGTTCCAGGTTTATTTCTCAAAATTAATAAGGGAACCATTCTCTCATGGTTAATAGCCTTTATTGCTATGGGTATGGCCTATGGATCTATTTACGGGGACATGGCTAGTTTTATAGAAAGTAATGCACTTATTCAACAAATGTTTACTGCTTCTAGTATCTCGATTGAAGAATCCTTTACTAGTGTCATTATGTTAGTCATGATCTTTTTAGTTGCTATTTTACCTATCAGTATCGTCAACAAACTATTTGCAGAAGAAAATCGTCAACATTTAAGTCAACTTTTTACCACAAAAGTATCCAGAGGAAAATTTTATTGGACAACGGTTATACTAGCTATTTTTTGTGGTTTTATTGGCATTTTATTAGCTGCAGGCAGTTTGGGAGCTACAGCTATTTATTCGATGGATAATAGTTCAATGGAGCTTATAGATTTTCTGGCTTCCGGCTATAACCTTTTTCCAGCTGTTTTATTTTATACGGGTCTTGCAAGTTTAGCTTTAGGGTGGGCACCAAGATTAGGGAAAGTCGTCTATATCTACCTAGGGTATTCTTTTATCTTAAGTTATTTTGGAGATATTGTTGACCTACCAGAATGGTTTTTGAATACAGCTGCCGAAAACTGGCTTGCTCATATGCCAACTGATGAGTTTAATCCTAACGCCTTTTTCACTATTTTACTTATTAGTATCGTCTTCATGTTTCTTGGCTATTTTGGATATAAACAACGAGATATGGTTGAAGGTGCATAA
- a CDS encoding LTA synthase family protein has protein sequence MLFIFIILVLFIYQQAPKKSLRRWLILGYTSFFYLGTTLFLYNQQKIDLSDWRSYFLLQFNEENSGGISLLVGLMTFFLVFLFFQLFSKGYLKKTYQYSRKNWITYSLAVLFIFLGFLAYSSSRYAMKGIDNTSFDQILFTMTQPIRGSDSGQIINYIIDPLLEALLITVPLVTLLYFATTCSFKFGSRYLQRSPHFSTKKVVFVGLIGLVFGIFLSGKEMGYADIKAFYFEHTNLYDKYYVDPQEVDLEFPEKKQNLVYIFLESMESSYFSKELGGIQEHNLLPNFADLAQNEGINFSNSNKLGGMLQIPGANQTASSMVAQTSGLPLRPSTSLNSSESSEENSAEYFPGAYSLGEILDEEGYNQALLMGSEAEFAGRDKYFSQHGDYDIRDYHWAVETGRIPEDYYVWWGYEDRKLVDYAKETLNELSQEEEPFNLTMLTVDTHFEDGFATEDTPDLFGDQYSNVIHDSDKQISQLLEWMKEQPFYEDTTVVLVGDHLTMDSDFFDSVDPNYQRSVFNLFLNTDKQNVRNRNRQFSAVDMFPTTLSALGVEVPEDRMGLGVNLFSSQPTLTEQLGYDRFQNELMKKSDFYNEKLMQTKEEGEQRE, from the coding sequence GTGCTTTTCATATTTATTATACTTGTACTCTTCATTTATCAACAAGCGCCTAAAAAAAGTTTAAGGCGTTGGTTAATCCTTGGTTATACAAGTTTTTTCTATTTGGGTACAACATTATTTTTATATAATCAACAAAAGATAGACCTTTCAGACTGGCGTTCTTATTTTTTGTTGCAGTTCAATGAAGAAAATAGTGGAGGAATCAGTCTTTTAGTTGGGCTTATGACATTTTTTCTAGTGTTTCTTTTTTTCCAGCTATTTTCTAAAGGATATTTAAAAAAAACGTATCAATATTCTAGAAAAAATTGGATAACTTATAGTTTAGCTGTACTATTCATTTTTTTAGGTTTTCTTGCTTATTCTAGCAGTCGTTATGCAATGAAAGGAATAGATAATACCAGCTTTGATCAGATTTTATTTACTATGACTCAACCGATTCGAGGAAGTGATTCGGGTCAGATTATTAATTATATTATCGATCCTTTACTTGAGGCACTTTTGATTACAGTACCTCTTGTAACGTTACTTTATTTTGCAACTACATGTTCCTTTAAATTCGGCTCGCGATATTTACAAAGGTCTCCTCATTTTAGTACAAAAAAGGTTGTTTTTGTTGGACTAATTGGTTTGGTTTTTGGGATTTTTTTAAGTGGTAAAGAAATGGGTTACGCTGATATCAAAGCGTTTTATTTTGAACATACGAATCTTTATGATAAATACTATGTGGATCCGCAGGAAGTTGACTTGGAATTTCCTGAAAAAAAGCAAAATTTAGTTTATATTTTTCTAGAATCGATGGAAAGTAGCTATTTTTCTAAAGAATTAGGTGGAATTCAAGAGCATAATTTACTGCCTAATTTTGCGGATTTAGCTCAAAATGAAGGCATAAATTTTTCTAATTCGAATAAATTAGGTGGGATGCTACAAATCCCAGGAGCTAATCAAACAGCTAGTTCCATGGTTGCTCAAACTTCTGGCTTGCCATTGCGTCCTTCAACGAGTTTGAATAGTTCAGAAAGCTCTGAAGAAAACAGTGCTGAATATTTTCCGGGTGCTTACTCTTTAGGTGAAATTTTAGATGAAGAAGGTTATAATCAAGCACTTTTAATGGGATCAGAAGCCGAATTTGCAGGCAGAGATAAATATTTTTCGCAACATGGTGATTACGATATCCGGGATTACCATTGGGCAGTAGAAACGGGCCGTATCCCAGAAGATTATTATGTCTGGTGGGGATATGAAGATCGTAAGTTGGTAGATTATGCAAAAGAAACGTTAAATGAGCTTTCGCAAGAAGAAGAGCCCTTTAATTTAACAATGTTAACCGTAGACACACACTTTGAAGACGGTTTTGCTACAGAAGATACCCCTGATTTGTTTGGGGATCAATATAGTAACGTGATTCATGATTCAGATAAGCAGATTTCTCAGTTGTTAGAATGGATGAAAGAGCAACCTTTTTATGAAGATACTACTGTGGTTTTAGTAGGGGATCATTTAACGATGGATAGCGATTTTTTTGATTCTGTGGATCCAAATTATCAACGTTCGGTGTTTAATTTATTCTTAAATACAGATAAACAAAATGTTCGTAATAGAAATCGCCAATTTAGTGCAGTGGATATGTTTCCTACGACATTATCAGCTTTAGGAGTAGAGGTGCCAGAAGATCGGATGGGACTTGGCGTCAATCTCTTTTCTTCGCAGCCTACATTAACTGAGCAGTTAGGTTATGATCGGTTTCAAAATGAGTTGATGAAAAAGTCAGATTTTTATAATGAAAAATTAATGCAAACAAAAGAAGAAGGTGAACAACGTGAATAA
- the rsxC gene encoding electron transport complex subunit RsxC: MEFSFMYKEGGAHPDEQKGFTDSKPIIDASVPKLMAYPIAMHIGAPAAPIVEVGDQVKVGQMIAKEGGFVSAHVYSSVSGEVVAIEKRAQAGGGEVDSIIVKNDYAYTRAEPIVKPGYSSETSNKEIIDTIRKAGIVGMGGASFPAAVKLAPPEEAKIDTIILNGAECEPYSTSDHRVMLEYTDEIIKGIDIVSQLYPDLKNIYIGIEDNKKDVKEVLEKATAANKKVAVQTLKAMYPQGSEKNLIKSLTGREVQPGELPADVHVILLNVSSARAVYHACELGEPLIERVISVSGAPVKNPQNLKVRIGTPMESVIDDCEGFSEIPGKVLSGGPMMGGAVGDLSVPISKGMTAISVLTRKEAQIEEPENCIMCSECLHVCPVSLQPILISEAFERGDIEKAEKLGAMDCIECGNCSFICPSKIPLLENIRGAKAAIQARQEG; this comes from the coding sequence ATGGAATTTTCGTTTATGTATAAAGAAGGTGGAGCGCATCCTGATGAACAAAAAGGTTTTACAGACAGTAAACCTATTATAGATGCTTCAGTACCTAAACTAATGGCTTATCCTATCGCAATGCACATTGGAGCGCCGGCTGCTCCTATTGTTGAAGTAGGTGATCAAGTTAAAGTAGGGCAGATGATTGCAAAAGAAGGAGGCTTTGTTTCAGCTCATGTTTATTCATCTGTCTCTGGTGAGGTTGTGGCAATTGAAAAACGAGCGCAAGCTGGCGGGGGCGAAGTTGATAGCATAATTGTAAAAAATGATTATGCATATACCAGAGCTGAGCCGATCGTTAAACCAGGCTATTCAAGTGAAACGTCGAACAAAGAGATCATAGATACGATCAGAAAAGCAGGTATTGTGGGAATGGGCGGGGCCTCTTTTCCAGCAGCAGTTAAACTAGCGCCTCCTGAAGAAGCAAAAATTGATACTATTATACTTAACGGTGCTGAATGTGAACCGTATTCTACCTCAGATCATCGAGTGATGCTTGAATATACTGACGAGATTATTAAAGGTATAGATATTGTTTCACAGTTATATCCTGATTTAAAAAATATTTATATTGGGATAGAAGATAACAAAAAAGACGTGAAAGAAGTGTTAGAAAAAGCAACAGCAGCTAATAAAAAAGTGGCTGTGCAAACACTAAAAGCAATGTATCCTCAAGGATCTGAAAAAAATCTGATTAAAAGTTTGACGGGTCGTGAAGTCCAACCAGGCGAATTACCAGCAGATGTCCATGTCATCTTACTAAATGTTTCTAGTGCAAGGGCAGTTTATCATGCCTGTGAACTTGGCGAACCTTTAATTGAACGTGTGATTTCTGTTTCTGGCGCACCGGTTAAAAATCCACAAAACCTTAAAGTAAGGATTGGCACCCCTATGGAGTCTGTAATTGATGATTGTGAAGGATTTTCTGAAATCCCAGGCAAGGTTTTATCTGGCGGGCCGATGATGGGAGGTGCAGTGGGTGATTTAAGTGTTCCGATTAGTAAAGGAATGACGGCAATCTCAGTTTTAACTCGCAAAGAAGCTCAAATTGAGGAGCCAGAAAATTGTATCATGTGTTCAGAATGTTTACATGTTTGTCCCGTAAGCTTGCAACCGATCTTAATTTCTGAAGCTTTTGAACGTGGCGATATTGAAAAAGCTGAGAAATTAGGAGCAATGGATTGTATCGAATGTGGTAATTGTTCTTTTATTTGTCCTTCTAAGATCCCATTATTAGAGAATATTCGTGGAGCTAAAGCGGCAATTCAAGCTAGGCAGGAGGGATGA
- a CDS encoding ABC transporter ATP-binding protein: MEEIIKINQLQKRFGKFQALNDVTFSIKAGEVTGFIGPNGAGKSTTIRILLGIIKRSAGQAEIFGKDVWKDSLAIHKRISYVPGDVSLWGNLTGGEIIDLFMKLHGNGNKQKRDELIQRFELDPRKKAKSYSKGNRQKVGLIAALAVDSDLYIFDEPTSGLDPLMGSIFQEEVQKIKKAGKTILLSSHILSEVEHLADKIVIIRQGEIVEAGTLDELRHLTRPTVTLVAEKDLAKIAEIKGVHNFQQTDNQAVFSVENHSLDDVLLAASKLGVKKFESAPPTLEDLFMRHYKG; encoded by the coding sequence ATGGAAGAAATCATTAAAATTAACCAGCTACAAAAAAGGTTTGGTAAATTTCAAGCGTTGAATGATGTCACTTTTTCGATAAAAGCTGGAGAAGTTACCGGATTCATTGGACCAAATGGAGCTGGAAAGTCAACGACTATTCGCATTTTGTTAGGCATTATCAAACGTTCTGCAGGGCAAGCAGAAATCTTTGGAAAAGATGTATGGAAAGACAGCCTTGCGATTCATAAGCGGATTTCTTATGTGCCAGGTGATGTATCACTTTGGGGAAATCTTACTGGCGGCGAAATTATTGATTTATTTATGAAATTACATGGTAACGGAAACAAACAAAAACGAGATGAATTAATTCAACGTTTTGAATTAGATCCGAGGAAAAAAGCAAAAAGTTATTCTAAAGGAAACCGACAAAAGGTTGGATTAATTGCAGCACTAGCGGTTGATTCAGACCTGTATATCTTTGACGAACCGACTTCCGGACTAGACCCCTTAATGGGATCTATCTTCCAAGAAGAAGTTCAAAAAATCAAAAAAGCTGGTAAAACTATTTTACTTTCTTCACACATCTTAAGTGAAGTAGAACATCTAGCTGACAAAATTGTTATTATTCGCCAAGGTGAAATCGTGGAAGCAGGCACACTTGATGAATTACGTCACTTAACACGTCCTACCGTAACTTTAGTAGCGGAAAAAGACCTAGCGAAAATAGCCGAAATAAAAGGCGTGCATAATTTTCAACAAACAGATAACCAAGCCGTGTTTTCTGTAGAAAATCATTCCCTCGATGATGTTTTGTTAGCAGCAAGTAAATTAGGCGTAAAGAAATTTGAATCTGCCCCACCTACGCTTGAAGATTTATTTATGCGTCATTACAAAGGATAA
- a CDS encoding TIGR01457 family HAD-type hydrolase — protein MKYSGYLIDMDGTIYLGSEPIPAGKRFVDRLQEKEIPFLFVTNNTTKSPASVQNRLANEFDIHVESKLIYTASLATIDYMKDDVKGKKVYVIGEAGLIDLILDAGFVWEEEKPDYVVVGLDSEVTYEKFTIATLAIQKGATFIGTNSDKNLPNERGLVPGAGALISLLETATQTEPIYVGKPEAVIMEKALDRIGLSKDEVLMVGDNYETDIRSGINNDIDTLLVLSGFTPKSAVPSLPVAPTYVIDSLDEWDFDK, from the coding sequence ATGAAATATAGTGGGTATTTAATTGATATGGACGGGACTATCTACTTAGGTTCAGAACCAATACCAGCAGGTAAACGTTTTGTTGATAGATTACAAGAAAAAGAGATCCCTTTTCTTTTTGTTACGAATAATACTACAAAAAGCCCGGCATCAGTACAAAATCGATTAGCAAATGAGTTTGATATTCATGTAGAAAGTAAGCTTATCTATACAGCGAGTTTAGCTACGATTGATTATATGAAAGATGATGTCAAAGGAAAAAAGGTATATGTCATTGGCGAAGCAGGGCTTATTGACTTGATCTTGGATGCTGGTTTTGTTTGGGAAGAAGAAAAGCCAGATTATGTAGTAGTAGGGCTCGATTCAGAAGTTACGTATGAGAAATTTACCATTGCTACTTTAGCTATTCAAAAAGGAGCTACTTTTATTGGAACGAATTCAGATAAAAATTTACCTAATGAACGAGGCTTGGTTCCCGGAGCAGGAGCTCTCATTAGTTTGTTAGAAACAGCCACACAAACAGAACCCATTTATGTTGGCAAACCAGAAGCCGTTATTATGGAAAAAGCTTTGGATCGTATTGGCTTATCTAAAGATGAAGTACTTATGGTAGGGGATAATTACGAAACAGACATTCGCTCAGGAATTAATAATGACATCGATACTTTATTAGTTCTTTCAGGCTTTACTCCCAAGAGTGCTGTGCCTTCATTGCCCGTGGCTCCGACTTATGTGATTGATAGTTTAGACGAGTGGGACTTTGATAAATGA
- a CDS encoding RnfABCDGE type electron transport complex subunit D has translation MENSVDMKKAQNKLQVGPSPHIRTRRTTKSMMIEMLIALVPPIIAASYFFGWWVFVQLAVASGVAVLSEYAFQKMTHRKVTIKDCSALVTGTLLGLSFPVTAPLWVVTVTSIFAIVVVKQWNAGLGNGGIGRNYLNPAVTARVCAKIFFTPFFTDWVLPTGFSAGPYGGVDAVSSSTPLEFIGHGAQSVSNQVPALRELFLGVNLGGNIGETSKLAILIGMLYLIFRRIISPKIPLLFIGSTVLVMCFWGSFDLEFMLTHALTGTLFFGATYMATDYSSGALTPAGKTVFAIGGGVLTALLRLVFDYPGGLGIAIIIMNICAPFIDQKLMPRIYGHKKRPNVKFDRQNPNQL, from the coding sequence ATGGAAAATTCAGTTGATATGAAAAAAGCGCAAAACAAATTGCAAGTAGGCCCTTCGCCTCATATTCGTACAAGGCGGACCACTAAAAGTATGATGATCGAAATGTTAATCGCCTTGGTTCCACCAATTATTGCGGCTAGTTATTTCTTTGGCTGGTGGGTGTTTGTTCAATTAGCTGTCGCAAGCGGCGTTGCTGTTTTATCTGAATACGCATTTCAAAAAATGACCCATCGAAAAGTAACGATTAAAGATTGTAGCGCTTTAGTTACAGGGACTTTGTTGGGGCTAAGTTTTCCTGTAACTGCGCCCCTTTGGGTAGTAACAGTGACTTCTATTTTTGCTATTGTCGTCGTTAAGCAGTGGAATGCCGGGTTAGGAAATGGTGGCATAGGTCGTAATTACTTAAATCCCGCTGTGACAGCACGAGTATGCGCTAAAATATTTTTTACGCCATTTTTCACTGATTGGGTTTTACCAACGGGTTTTTCTGCCGGACCTTATGGTGGCGTGGATGCGGTTTCTTCTTCAACACCGCTAGAATTTATCGGCCACGGTGCCCAGTCCGTTTCTAACCAAGTTCCTGCTTTAAGAGAGCTATTTTTAGGAGTCAATTTAGGTGGAAATATTGGAGAAACGTCTAAATTAGCGATCTTGATTGGGATGTTGTATTTAATTTTTCGACGTATAATCAGTCCTAAAATTCCTCTTTTGTTTATTGGTTCAACTGTATTGGTCATGTGTTTTTGGGGAAGTTTTGATTTAGAATTTATGCTTACTCATGCCTTAACTGGGACGCTATTTTTTGGCGCAACGTACATGGCTACTGATTATAGTTCTGGTGCATTAACTCCAGCAGGAAAAACGGTATTTGCAATTGGAGGAGGCGTGTTAACGGCGCTCTTGCGACTTGTATTTGACTATCCAGGTGGTCTAGGTATTGCCATTATTATTATGAATATTTGTGCACCATTCATCGATCAAAAACTAATGCCAAGAATTTATGGCCATAAGAAACGGCCAAATGTGAAATTTGATCGACAAAACCCCAATCAATTATAG
- a CDS encoding TetR/AcrR family transcriptional regulator, with amino-acid sequence MNGFEKRREEKEAQILEATFNLLNTNTSQENITVEKIAEDAHVGKTTIFKYFDSKENLIRTVFKSYIEQMIEDAREIVYDNRPFEETLITLSQNKINYLNKITQQFYLELMSYITEKNDDELSLLMEQFTKETQNMMLDLFHRGRKEGKVALKYSDEFLLNFFQALVEGLSKPYVYEKMKPYTAEWTEILIKGVAPDK; translated from the coding sequence TTGAACGGTTTTGAAAAGAGAAGAGAGGAAAAAGAGGCGCAGATTCTTGAAGCTACCTTTAACTTATTAAATACAAATACAAGTCAAGAAAATATAACAGTGGAAAAAATAGCTGAAGATGCACATGTAGGAAAAACAACAATTTTTAAGTATTTTGATAGTAAAGAAAATCTTATTCGTACGGTATTCAAATCTTATATAGAACAAATGATCGAAGATGCAAGAGAGATAGTCTATGATAACCGTCCTTTTGAGGAGACTTTGATCACATTAAGTCAAAATAAAATTAATTACTTGAACAAAATTACGCAACAGTTTTACTTAGAATTAATGAGCTATATTACTGAAAAAAATGATGATGAACTATCTCTTTTAATGGAACAATTTACTAAAGAGACTCAGAATATGATGCTTGATCTATTCCATCGAGGTCGAAAAGAAGGCAAAGTTGCATTGAAATACTCGGATGAATTTTTACTTAATTTTTTCCAAGCATTAGTCGAAGGGTTGTCAAAACCATACGTATACGAAAAAATGAAGCCATATACGGCTGAGTGGACCGAAATATTAATCAAAGGCGTTGCACCGGATAAATAA
- a CDS encoding lipoate--protein ligase codes for MRYYVMPSNDIRDNLATEEYLMDTADVSEPLLLLYIQKPCIIIGRNQNAYEEIDLNYLRENQIVLTRRVSGGGAVYDDLGNISFSFVTKKGDTTFGDYRGVTTPILKALRSMGAEQASAGGRNDLYLGDKKFSGNAMYTKKGRTYSHGTLMYDVDLSVLGKVLTVSKEKIASKATPSVPKNVANVKPYLAPEFQKSSIEEFRDELLCHVYQVDSLQEIADKKLELTNKDRQGIQELVDKRYANDDWVYGEAPNFEFNQRTRISDVGIVDVHLSTEKGKISAIQFFGDFFGAKDITELESLLVGTTYKYETIKETLDKVDISEYIFNFSNQALLELLMK; via the coding sequence ATGCGATATTATGTAATGCCAAGTAACGATATTCGAGATAATTTAGCAACAGAAGAATACTTAATGGATACAGCGGACGTCTCTGAACCACTATTATTATTATACATTCAAAAACCTTGTATTATTATTGGACGAAATCAAAATGCTTATGAAGAAATTGATCTGAATTATTTACGTGAAAATCAAATTGTACTAACACGTCGAGTATCAGGTGGTGGCGCCGTTTATGATGATTTGGGTAACATAAGCTTTAGTTTTGTGACGAAAAAAGGAGATACTACCTTTGGAGATTATCGTGGAGTAACTACACCAATTTTAAAGGCTCTGCGTAGCATGGGTGCTGAACAAGCCTCTGCTGGTGGACGAAATGATTTATATTTAGGGGATAAGAAGTTTTCTGGAAATGCGATGTATACGAAAAAAGGACGAACTTATTCTCATGGGACATTGATGTATGATGTTGATTTGAGCGTTTTGGGAAAAGTATTAACAGTATCTAAAGAAAAAATTGCTTCAAAAGCAACACCTTCTGTTCCTAAAAATGTAGCAAATGTCAAACCTTATTTAGCGCCTGAGTTTCAAAAATCTAGCATTGAAGAGTTTCGGGATGAACTACTTTGTCATGTCTATCAAGTAGATTCCTTACAAGAAATTGCAGATAAAAAATTAGAGTTAACAAATAAGGATCGTCAAGGGATTCAAGAATTAGTAGATAAGCGTTATGCTAATGATGATTGGGTTTATGGAGAAGCTCCCAACTTTGAGTTTAATCAACGGACACGCATATCTGATGTAGGTATTGTTGATGTCCATTTATCTACTGAAAAAGGAAAAATTTCTGCTATTCAATTTTTTGGAGATTTTTTTGGAGCAAAAGACATTACAGAACTAGAAAGCTTATTAGTCGGAACGACGTATAAGTATGAAACAATTAAGGAAACATTAGATAAGGTAGACATTTCAGAATATATTTTTAATTTTTCTAATCAAGCCTTATTAGAATTGTTAATGAAATAG